The DNA segment TTCACAATCGTCGCAAAGTTGTCGTCCATTATGATCACATCAGCATTCTCTTTCGCAACCTGTGTGGGAGTTTTAAACATAAAGACAACATACAAACAAGTTTTGTGGAACATCCAAAACAAACAAAGGCTAAGAACTAACCTCAGTTCCAGCTATTCCCATGGCAAGTCCAATGTCAGACTCATGCAACGCAGGAGCATCATTGGTTCCATCTCCAGTCACCGCAACCACCTCTCCGATCTTCCTCAAGTTGTTGACTAATGTATGCTTATCCAACGGCAAAGACCGAGCCATCACCTGAATTTTGGGTAAAATAGCTCTCATCTCATGTGGAGGCAAGTTACGAAACTCTGAACCTTCTATAGCCACACCACCTGCTGTAAGAATCCCACATTCCTTCGCAATAGCTTTAGCCGTGCTTATGTTATCACCAGTGACCATACGAACAGTGATTCCAGCGTTTTGACAAGTTTGTACAGCTTCTCTAACCCCGGGACGAACCGGATCCTTGATTCCAACAACCGCAACCAACGTGTAGCCACCATCAGGAAGATCACCACTCGGAGCTTCATCAAGATCTGTGTAAACCAAGCAAAGAGTCCTCAACGCCTCCGAGGCAAACCCCTCTATGACTTCAGAGACCGCTGCAATCTTCTCTTCAGTTAGAGGAACAGATTTGCCGCTTGAATCCACAACCTTTTCACACATCTTCAGGACAATCTCAGACGCACCTTTGCAGAAGGCGCGTACCTTGCCACCGGAGTGAGATGTAAGAACagacatcttcttcttgtctgAATTGAAAGGCTCAATCTTAAGTATCTTGTGTTCTCGCCGTTGCATCTCAACATCACCGCCTAAAAGCAAACCAAACTCTAGTATAGCTCTTTCAGTAGGTGATCCAAGAATCTGAGTctttccttccttatccttcacAACCTCAGAACCAGTGTTCTGAAATATCGCCTGTATAAGGAGATTCTTAACTTGTTCAGACAGGTTAAGCTCAAAGTTCTCCTCTCGCCTCTCCTTGATATTTTCACATATCCAAACTTTATTGACAACCATATGGTTAGTCGTTAACGTCCCGGTCTTATCAGTGCAAATGCAGGTAGAAGAGCCCATCGTCTCACAAGCAGCCAGATGCCTCACAAGCGCCCTGTCCTTCATCAACTGCTTCATAGCAAACGCTAGACTTAACGTCACAGCCAAAGGTAAACCTTCGGGTACAGCAACGACTATAATGGTCACAGCAATAGCAAAGTAGTCGAGCAGCGTCAACGCATCTTCAGAAGACCACTCACTGATCCCACCAGCAGCAGCTTTCCCTATCACGAACCTTACGCACAACACCACAAACGTCAGCACCGCAAACCCCAAACCAATCTTACCTATGATCGTAGCAACTCCGTTTAGCTTCACCTGAAGAGGAGTCTCATCCTCTCCACCTTCACTTAAAGTCTCCATCAACTTCCCCCACTCAGTCCTCATACCAACGGTTGTCACAAGCATCTTCGCAGACCCGTTTTGAACTTTGGTTCCTGAAAGAAGAAACGGTTTCTCTTTGTTGACATGTGATGGCTCACTCTCTCCGGATAAGCTTGACTCGTCAATCTCAAGATTGTATCCGGTTATGAAAACACCATCAGCTGGAACTCGATCACCAATAGATAGATGAACCACGTCACCAACAACCAAGTCATCGATGGATACCTCTTGTCTATTCCCATCTCTAGTGACTTGAATattgattttcttcttctctctatccAAATCTCTGAACTGAAGAGACTGTCTGTAGTCGCTGACAGCAGTAACCATAACCACCAAGATTATACTCAGCAAGATTCCTGTTCCATCGTACATTCCCTTTGGGAACCCCTCTGTGGCTACTCCCACTCCTATGGATACCACAGCGCAGACCATGAGGATGATGAGAGTCACGTCTTGAAGTGCTTCCCAAACGAATGTTAAGAATGATCTGGCTGGTTTCTCAGCGTACCGATTCGCTCCGTAGATTTTTTCTCTGATGTGTAGCTCACTTGAACGAACACCTTCGGTGAGAGATACGGATAGTTTCTGAGCGATTCCTTCAGCTCCTCCGCTTTTAGTGAGGCTCCTTGTGTCGTGGTTTCGAACCATGGAAGCGAGTTCATCTGCTTCCACGTGAAATCCCGCTTGTCTGACCTCATCAGTGAGTTTATATTCACGACGTGCACcagctgcaaaaaaaaaatataaagatagaaaagaaaaatgttaaattataaaataaacccaCCAAATTATGCAAATGTCTGTAACTCAATAGATCATACCATCAATGAACTGAAGAGCTGCCTTTTGAACATAGAAGGCAACTCGTATCTTTTCCTGTGTTATTGACAAACAAGTAAAAGTGAGATAGTTGGTTGAAGAACACTACAACAACTAAATTGTTGATCACTACAAGAAAGAACAGAACAGACATCGAGCTTCATGGAGGACTCAATATCTGAAGGCTAAGCATCAAAACACTCAAACCACCACAAAGATTGGTTGCTTATTTCTTTTGCATTACGCTTTCTTAGACAGAGATAGGGTTATAATCTTTCAGCAACAGCATCTAAAGTCAGGATCGGTCCTAGGCAAAACCAAATGAAATTTCCGCCTCTTtccccaattttttttaaaggaaaataaagccactaaatctattaaaaagaaagaatttATTGAAATCTCAGAGCTGGCACTGTCTAAAGTGTGGTTGTGCGTAAAATTTTCAGAGATCCAACAAGATACAACCGGAGCTAACACAACTAAAAATGTCTTTGCCACTGGATGAGTCAATTTACTTTGCTTAATGGTTCAATTTGTCAGTTACAATAGTTAAACAGACTACTGTTTTGTTCAATGCTCGAGttaagaaaacttaaaaaatacgTTTCCAATTTAATAGGAAACTGAAAACGACCAAGACCGAGAAGAACAAGACAAAAAGACTCGGTTTCAAAGttattctttctttattttctccACGCAAGTGGGACAAATAAAGATGGATGTCTGTTTCAGAACAGTATGGGATTCGCTCCTAACGAAATTTCCTACGAAACTTCCTAAAAGCTAGGGTAGGTAATTGCACATAAAGTCAAGAGAATGCAGTACCATAAAAAAGTCAAGAGCTATATGAATAATATAGACCACAGAGTCtctttgctgtcaaaaaaaaaaaaaaaaaaatagaccaCAGAGTCGCACAGACCATATCTTAATGCAACGTCCAGAAAgtgagtttttttaatttaaagaaaCGCGTAACGATGGGGACGCTGCTTAAGATcaattggttgattaaatgtGAGACACAAAAGCATGACCTAAGTTTTATGTCATTCTCCAGTTGTTGGCACATTAAATAGCAGTAGTTAACTCATccgttacattttttattaaaatcataatccccattttattttattttattgaaaaaggCTAATTCCCGTTTTATTGGGGAAtgttcattattattttttttggatcaaagtTTATTATTCCTAAACAATATCTAGTAAACGAAGGATCTATAGAAAAGATGACTTCACTatgcagaaaaataaaataatcaacaaTGCCAACAAAAACAAACGGATCATCAACTGCAAATAATTCATCATGTAATAGCAATAAAAAAGCATAGAACAATTTTTATTCacttctaaatattttataaaataaaaataaatgataaaaagaaaaaaactctcCTTGTATTTTTGAAACATTATGTTTATGCATTTTAAAAgctcattaaaatttgatattaacTATGCCTTCCGTTTTAGAAACCATATTTACTCTGCTGTCTATTTTAATGTTGGTTGAAAATTGGTTATGTGAAATGATATTCTGTTTAAGAATGTAAAACCTGTtaataatcaattttaaaatttataatttattgttaactaataaaatatgaataaaatgtacaaaatatcttttttagaaataatttttcaCTGAAATCACTAACTacaatttccaaaaaaattccagacttaaaaaaaaacaagaactcCAAGACTTTATCCAGGAAAGCAAACATTCACCAGAAATCAAGATCAAAGGATGAAAATGaccaactatatatatatatatatatcacgagaacagagaggaaagaaaacaaacagacCTGGATTTGACATCTCTTCTTCTCATTCTCAGCGAGCTTCTCGAGATTGCTGATCATACGGAAACGACGAGCTCGATTTTTGACGATGGAGACGGATGATCTCCATCGCTGGCGAGCCTCCAGCGACGGGTTCTTGGCCTCGACCTGAAAATCCTTGAGGAGATTAGACATTTCTTTTCTCTTATCTCTTTGCTTTTACTTTctgaacagagagagagagagagagagcgctGTTCCTAATTCTATACAGAGAATTCGTCAGAGGCGCGAAGGAAGGAGAAGAGTGAAGCCTCCTTTCCTATTCTTTAGCTATACTAGAGTTTAtctccgcgcttcgcgcggattataTATTTTGACGTTTTAATATTATACTCCCTCACTATCAAAAAGATAGatattttagagaatttttttcttgacaaagatagatattttatgttttctatgaaaaaattataaatttcaagaaaattaattgattttattgaattactattggttaaaaaatattaaaaattgaaattgcAGAAAGCGATACATTTAGTATAGTGacttaatgtgtttttttaatatgtgcgAAAACGCTAGAAAGTCTATCTTTGTGAAATGGAAAGAGTATTTGTTTTgccaaataatttaaaactgaccttttgaatacaatatataatttgatataatttacatgtgacagatataattttaaatgtaaacctattgtttagaaaaaaaactacattgttttaccatttttaattgtttggccattttcaaaaatattaatattttttttacaatttaaatgaatttaagaTATGATTTTactgatatatgtatatttgtcttacatctatatattattgttctaataaatttgatgtTGGTCTTATGtgctcttttgtttttttagattTGTTGTGAGTGGTTTGATTTGATCCATGTTGTTCATAGTGTTTGAAGCGAGTAACAActttcataaattatttataatattaatatgaatgtaaattttttttatcttcacaTTTTTATCTG comes from the Brassica napus cultivar Da-Ae chromosome A7, Da-Ae, whole genome shotgun sequence genome and includes:
- the LOC106353237 gene encoding putative calcium-transporting ATPase 11, plasma membrane-type encodes the protein MSNLLKDFQVEAKNPSLEARQRWRSSVSIVKNRARRFRMISNLEKLAENEKKRCQIQEKIRVAFYVQKAALQFIDAGARREYKLTDEVRQAGFHVEADELASMVRNHDTRSLTKSGGAEGIAQKLSVSLTEGVRSSELHIREKIYGANRYAEKPARSFLTFVWEALQDVTLIILMVCAVVSIGVGVATEGFPKGMYDGTGILLSIILVVMVTAVSDYRQSLQFRDLDREKKKINIQVTRDGNRQEVSIDDLVVGDVVHLSIGDRVPADGVFITGYNLEIDESSLSGESEPSHVNKEKPFLLSGTKVQNGSAKMLVTTVGMRTEWGKLMETLSEGGEDETPLQVKLNGVATIIGKIGLGFAVLTFVVLCVRFVIGKAAAGGISEWSSEDALTLLDYFAIAVTIIVVAVPEGLPLAVTLSLAFAMKQLMKDRALVRHLAACETMGSSTCICTDKTGTLTTNHMVVNKVWICENIKERREENFELNLSEQVKNLLIQAIFQNTGSEVVKDKEGKTQILGSPTERAILEFGLLLGGDVEMQRREHKILKIEPFNSDKKKMSVLTSHSGGKVRAFCKGASEIVLKMCEKVVDSSGKSVPLTEEKIAAVSEVIEGFASEALRTLCLVYTDLDEAPSGDLPDGGYTLVAVVGIKDPVRPGVREAVQTCQNAGITVRMVTGDNISTAKAIAKECGILTAGGVAIEGSEFRNLPPHEMRAILPKIQVMARSLPLDKHTLVNNLRKIGEVVAVTGDGTNDAPALHESDIGLAMGIAGTEVAKENADVIIMDDNFATIVNVARWGRAVYINIQKFVQFQLTVNVVALIINFVSACITGSAPLTAVQLLWVNMIMDTLGALALATEPPNEGLMKRQPIGRTASFITRAMWRNIIGQSIYQLIVLGILNFYGKQILNLNGPDSTAVLNTIIFNSFVFCQVFNEVNSREIEKINVFEGMFSSWVFVAVMTATIGFQLIIVELLGAFASTVPLSWQHWLLCIVIGSISMILAVGLKCIPVESNSHHDGYELLPSGPSDSA